One Rhododendron vialii isolate Sample 1 chromosome 2a, ASM3025357v1 genomic region harbors:
- the LOC131318029 gene encoding sm-like protein LSM5 produces the protein MSSNNPSQLLPSELIDRCIGSKIWVIMKGDKELVGTLRGFDVYVNMVLEDVIEYEITSEGRRITKLDQILLNGNNIAILVPGGSPDPE, from the exons ATGTCGTCGAACAATCCTTCTCAACTCCTACCATCTG AGCTGATTGATCGGTGCATTGGGTCGAAGATATGGGTGATAATGAAAGGCGACAAGGAGCTCGTTGGAACCCTCAGGGGCTTTGATGTATACGTCAACATGGTTCTTGAAGACGTCATTGAATA CGAAATCACTTCTGAAGGGCGACGGATCACGAAGCTGGATCAGATCTTGCTCAATGGAAACAACATTGCGATT CTGGTTCCTGGTGGCTCTCCTGATCCAGAATGA